In Scatophagus argus isolate fScaArg1 chromosome 3, fScaArg1.pri, whole genome shotgun sequence, one genomic interval encodes:
- the yod1 gene encoding ubiquitin thioesterase OTU1: MLRLRCKTKNGSHIMQGLTHQSCVQELKSKVEELTGIPCDVQKIMVGYPPSSLDLRNGDAHLKDYPIKSGDTLIVEEEKNKPKPQDHPTVTKLPRLDVSPVLARRVVPADNSCLFTSVYYVVEGGVYDPACAPDMRGLIAQIVSSDPTAYSEAVLGKTNEEYCSWIRRDDTWGGAIEVSILSKFYQCEICVVDTQTVRVDRFGEDAGYHKRVLLIYDGIHYDPLQKETPGSDAPPQTIFSTTDDVILAQALELADEARRKRLFTDVNRFALRCMVCQTGLVGQKEAREHAKETGHTNFGEV; this comes from the exons ATGTTGCGGCTTCGCTGTAAGACCAAAAATGGGAGCCACATAATGCAAGGCTTGACTCATCAGTCCTGTGTGCAAGAGCTGAAGAGTAAGGTGGAGGAGCTGACTGGTATCCCCTGTGATGTGCAGAAAATTATGGTTGGTTATCCGCCCTCCAGCCTTGATCTTCGAAATGGAGATGCTCACCTCAAGGACTATCCCATCAAATCAG GAGACACACTTATtgttgaggaagaaaaaaacaagccaaagcCTCAGGATCATCCCACTGTGACTAAACTACCCCGCCTGGATGTCTCACCCGTGCTAGCACGTCGAGTGGTCCCAGCTGATAACTCCTGCCTTTTCACCAGTGTGTATTATGTGGTAGAAGGTGGTGTATATGACCCTGCCTGTGCCCCGGATATGCGAGGCCTCATTGCCCAGATTGTGTCAAGTGACCCCACAGCTTATTCTGAAGCGGTGCTGGGAAAAACCAATGAGGAGTACTGCTCTTGGATAAGACGTGATGACACCTGGGGAGGAGCCATTGAGGTGTCTATCCTGTCCAAGTTTTACCAGTGTGAGATCTGTGTGGTGGACACTCAGACAGTTCGAGTGGATCGCTTTGGGGAGGACGCTGGCTACCACAAACGTGTGCTTCTCATCTACGACGGCATCCACTACGACCCACTGCAGAAAGAAACACCTGGCTCTGACGCTCCACCCCAAACTATCTTCTCCACCACAGATGATGTAATCCTGGCCCAGGCCCTTGAGCTGGCAGACGAGGCTCGCCGCAAGCGGCTGTTCACAGACGTTAACCGCTTCGCATTGCGTTGTATGGTGTGCCAGACGGGCCTGGTGGGACAAAAGGAAGCTCGTGAGCATGCTAAGGAGACAGGCCACACCAATTTTGGCGAAGTGTga
- the pfkfb2b gene encoding 6-phosphofructo-2-kinase/fructose-2,6-bisphosphatase 2 isoform X1, whose product MSSTQMENGSANSAEAKKTDLRMNEKKCSWASYMTNSPTVIVMIGLPARGKTYMSKKLTRYLNWIGVPTKVFNLGVYRREAVRAYKSYDFFRHDNEEAMKIRKQCALVALQDVKAYLTEEGGQIAVFDATNTTRERRDLILAFVKENAFKVFFVESVCDDPEVIAANILEVKVSSPDYPERHRERVMDDFLKRIECYKVTYQPLDPDDYDKDLSFIKVMNVGRRFLVNRVQDYIQSKIVYYLMNIHVHSHSIYLCRHGESNHNVEGRIGGDSELSPRGKQFAHALRDFIEEHKLSDLKVWTSQLRRTIQTAEELRVPYEQWKILNEIDAGVCEEMTYELIQKTSPEEFALRDQDKYHYRYPGGESYQDLVQRLEPVIMELERQGNVLVICHQAVMRCLLAYFLDKSAEDLPYMKCPLHTVLKLTPVAYGCKVEMFYLNVEAVNTHRDRPLGKIPRDSTLIHRRNSYTPLSSHDQVKRPRLYSAGNQPWLPLAPTPSALMPEGRQSQVSARVTASPSKSDTVDCNQSPPTTAVTLCLAFPRISFGSSRGFSVCVENAVHGIHLSMYLSISGHVLDFEWGALFF is encoded by the exons ATGTCAAGCACTCAGATGGAAAACGGCTCTGCGAACTCAGCAGAAGCTAAGAAAACAGACCTGAGAATGAATGAGAAGAAATGCT CTTGGGCTTCATATATGACCAATTCTCCAACGGTGATCGTAATGATCGGCCTGCCTGCAAGAGGGAAGACCTACATGTCAAAGAAACTCACACGTTACCTCAACTGGATCGGAGTCCCAACCAAAG TGTTTAACTTAGGCGTGTACCGCAGAGAGGCCGTCAGAGCTTATAAGTCCTACGACTTCTTCCGCCACGACAATGAGGAGGCCATGAAAATAAGGAA gCAGTGTGCTCTGGTAGCTCTGCAGGATGTGAAGGCTTACCTGACTGAGGAGGGAGGTCAGATTGCT GTGTTTGatgcaacaaacacaacaagagaAAGGCGAGATCTCATTCTGGCTTTTGTGAAGGAAAATGCATTCAAG GTGTTCTTtgtggagtctgtgtgtgaCGACCCAGAGGTCATTGCTGCTAATATTCTG gaagtgaaagtgtCCAGTCCTGACTAccctgagagacacagagagagagtaatGGACGACTTCCTCAAACGAATCGAGTGCTACAAGGTTACGTACCAACCACTGGATCCTGATGATTATGACAA GGACCTATCTTTTATCAAGGTGATGAACGTGGGCCGGCGTTTTCTGGTGAACCGGGTGCAGGACTACATCCAGAGCAAGATCGTCTACTACCTCATGAACATCCACGTGCACTCTCACTCCATCTACTTGTGTCGGCACGGAGAGAGTAACCACAACGTCGAAGGACGCATCGGAGGAGACTCAGAACTTTCACCTCGAGGGAAACAG TTCGCCCATGCCCTGAGGGATTTCATTGAGGAGCACAAACTGTCAGATTTGAAGGTGTGGACAAGCCAACTGAGAAGAACCATccagacagcagaggagctgcGGGTTCCTTATGAACAATGGAAGATACTCAACGAAATTGATGCT ggtgtgtgtgaggagatGACTTATGAACTGATCCAGAAGACATCCCCAGAGGAGTTTGCTTTGAGGGACCAGGACAAGTACCATTATCGCTATCCAGGAGGAGAG tCCTACCAAGACCTTGTTCAGCGTTTGGAGCCGGTTATCATGGAGTTAGAGAGACAGGGCAATGTGCTGGTCATCTGCCACCAGGCTGTCATGCGCTGTTTGCTGGCATACTTCCTGGACAAGAGTGCAG AGGATCTACCATACATGAAATGTCCACTCCACACAGTCCTCAAGCTGACCCCTGTTGCATATG GTTGTAAGGTGGAAATGTTTTATCTTAATGTGGAGGCAGTGAACACACATCGAGACCGGCCTCTT GGTAAAATCCCGAGGGACTCTACTCTCATACATCGGCGGAATAGTTACACTCCCTTGTCCAGTCACGACCAGGTCAAGCGTCCCAGGCTCTACAGCGCTGGCAACCAGCCTTGGCTACCGCTCGCCCCCACCCCATCGGCTCTGATGCCAGAGGGACGGCAAAGCCAAGTTAGTGCCAGAGTTACAGCCTCCCCCTCTAAATCAGACACAGTCGATTGTAACCAGTCACCTCCCACCACAGCTGTAACCCTGTGTTTGGCATTCCCTCGCATCAGTTTTGGATCCTCTCGAGGATTTAGTGTCTGTGTTGAAAATGCCGTTCATGGAATCCATCTCTCTATGTACCTGTCTATCTCAGGGCATGTTTTGGATTTTGAATGGGGTGCTCTCTTCTTCTAA
- the pfkfb2b gene encoding 6-phosphofructo-2-kinase/fructose-2,6-bisphosphatase 2 isoform X5 codes for MLLGFIYDQFSNGDRNDRPACKREDLHVKETHTLPQLDRSPNQRQCALVALQDVKAYLTEEGGQIAVFDATNTTRERRDLILAFVKENAFKVFFVESVCDDPEVIAANILEVKVSSPDYPERHRERVMDDFLKRIECYKVTYQPLDPDDYDKDLSFIKVMNVGRRFLVNRVQDYIQSKIVYYLMNIHVHSHSIYLCRHGESNHNVEGRIGGDSELSPRGKQFAHALRDFIEEHKLSDLKVWTSQLRRTIQTAEELRVPYEQWKILNEIDAGVCEEMTYELIQKTSPEEFALRDQDKYHYRYPGGESYQDLVQRLEPVIMELERQGNVLVICHQAVMRCLLAYFLDKSAEDLPYMKCPLHTVLKLTPVAYGCKVEMFYLNVEAVNTHRDRPLGKIPRDSTLIHRRNSYTPLSSHDQVKRPRLYSAGNQPWLPLAPTPSALMPEGRQSQVSARVTASPSKSDTVDCNQSPPTTAVTLCLAFPRISFGSSRGFSVCVENAVHGIHLSMYLSISGHVLDFEWGALFF; via the exons ATGCT CTTGGGCTTCATATATGACCAATTCTCCAACGGTGATCGTAATGATCGGCCTGCCTGCAAGAGGGAAGACCTACATGTCAAAGAAACTCACACGTTACCTCAACTGGATCGGAGTCCCAACCAAAG gCAGTGTGCTCTGGTAGCTCTGCAGGATGTGAAGGCTTACCTGACTGAGGAGGGAGGTCAGATTGCT GTGTTTGatgcaacaaacacaacaagagaAAGGCGAGATCTCATTCTGGCTTTTGTGAAGGAAAATGCATTCAAG GTGTTCTTtgtggagtctgtgtgtgaCGACCCAGAGGTCATTGCTGCTAATATTCTG gaagtgaaagtgtCCAGTCCTGACTAccctgagagacacagagagagagtaatGGACGACTTCCTCAAACGAATCGAGTGCTACAAGGTTACGTACCAACCACTGGATCCTGATGATTATGACAA GGACCTATCTTTTATCAAGGTGATGAACGTGGGCCGGCGTTTTCTGGTGAACCGGGTGCAGGACTACATCCAGAGCAAGATCGTCTACTACCTCATGAACATCCACGTGCACTCTCACTCCATCTACTTGTGTCGGCACGGAGAGAGTAACCACAACGTCGAAGGACGCATCGGAGGAGACTCAGAACTTTCACCTCGAGGGAAACAG TTCGCCCATGCCCTGAGGGATTTCATTGAGGAGCACAAACTGTCAGATTTGAAGGTGTGGACAAGCCAACTGAGAAGAACCATccagacagcagaggagctgcGGGTTCCTTATGAACAATGGAAGATACTCAACGAAATTGATGCT ggtgtgtgtgaggagatGACTTATGAACTGATCCAGAAGACATCCCCAGAGGAGTTTGCTTTGAGGGACCAGGACAAGTACCATTATCGCTATCCAGGAGGAGAG tCCTACCAAGACCTTGTTCAGCGTTTGGAGCCGGTTATCATGGAGTTAGAGAGACAGGGCAATGTGCTGGTCATCTGCCACCAGGCTGTCATGCGCTGTTTGCTGGCATACTTCCTGGACAAGAGTGCAG AGGATCTACCATACATGAAATGTCCACTCCACACAGTCCTCAAGCTGACCCCTGTTGCATATG GTTGTAAGGTGGAAATGTTTTATCTTAATGTGGAGGCAGTGAACACACATCGAGACCGGCCTCTT GGTAAAATCCCGAGGGACTCTACTCTCATACATCGGCGGAATAGTTACACTCCCTTGTCCAGTCACGACCAGGTCAAGCGTCCCAGGCTCTACAGCGCTGGCAACCAGCCTTGGCTACCGCTCGCCCCCACCCCATCGGCTCTGATGCCAGAGGGACGGCAAAGCCAAGTTAGTGCCAGAGTTACAGCCTCCCCCTCTAAATCAGACACAGTCGATTGTAACCAGTCACCTCCCACCACAGCTGTAACCCTGTGTTTGGCATTCCCTCGCATCAGTTTTGGATCCTCTCGAGGATTTAGTGTCTGTGTTGAAAATGCCGTTCATGGAATCCATCTCTCTATGTACCTGTCTATCTCAGGGCATGTTTTGGATTTTGAATGGGGTGCTCTCTTCTTCTAA
- the pfkfb2b gene encoding 6-phosphofructo-2-kinase/fructose-2,6-bisphosphatase 2 isoform X3, whose protein sequence is MSSTQMENGSANSAEAKKTDLRMNEKKCSWASYMTNSPTVIVMIGLPARGKTYMSKKLTRYLNWIGVPTKVFNLGVYRREAVRAYKSYDFFRHDNEEAMKIRKQCALVALQDVKAYLTEEGGQIAVFDATNTTRERRDLILAFVKENAFKVFFVESVCDDPEVIAANILEVKVSSPDYPERHRERVMDDFLKRIECYKVTYQPLDPDDYDKDLSFIKVMNVGRRFLVNRVQDYIQSKIVYYLMNIHVHSHSIYLCRHGESNHNVEGRIGGDSELSPRGKQGVCEEMTYELIQKTSPEEFALRDQDKYHYRYPGGESYQDLVQRLEPVIMELERQGNVLVICHQAVMRCLLAYFLDKSAEDLPYMKCPLHTVLKLTPVAYGCKVEMFYLNVEAVNTHRDRPLGKIPRDSTLIHRRNSYTPLSSHDQVKRPRLYSAGNQPWLPLAPTPSALMPEGRQSQVSARVTASPSKSDTVDCNQSPPTTAVTLCLAFPRISFGSSRGFSVCVENAVHGIHLSMYLSISGHVLDFEWGALFF, encoded by the exons ATGTCAAGCACTCAGATGGAAAACGGCTCTGCGAACTCAGCAGAAGCTAAGAAAACAGACCTGAGAATGAATGAGAAGAAATGCT CTTGGGCTTCATATATGACCAATTCTCCAACGGTGATCGTAATGATCGGCCTGCCTGCAAGAGGGAAGACCTACATGTCAAAGAAACTCACACGTTACCTCAACTGGATCGGAGTCCCAACCAAAG TGTTTAACTTAGGCGTGTACCGCAGAGAGGCCGTCAGAGCTTATAAGTCCTACGACTTCTTCCGCCACGACAATGAGGAGGCCATGAAAATAAGGAA gCAGTGTGCTCTGGTAGCTCTGCAGGATGTGAAGGCTTACCTGACTGAGGAGGGAGGTCAGATTGCT GTGTTTGatgcaacaaacacaacaagagaAAGGCGAGATCTCATTCTGGCTTTTGTGAAGGAAAATGCATTCAAG GTGTTCTTtgtggagtctgtgtgtgaCGACCCAGAGGTCATTGCTGCTAATATTCTG gaagtgaaagtgtCCAGTCCTGACTAccctgagagacacagagagagagtaatGGACGACTTCCTCAAACGAATCGAGTGCTACAAGGTTACGTACCAACCACTGGATCCTGATGATTATGACAA GGACCTATCTTTTATCAAGGTGATGAACGTGGGCCGGCGTTTTCTGGTGAACCGGGTGCAGGACTACATCCAGAGCAAGATCGTCTACTACCTCATGAACATCCACGTGCACTCTCACTCCATCTACTTGTGTCGGCACGGAGAGAGTAACCACAACGTCGAAGGACGCATCGGAGGAGACTCAGAACTTTCACCTCGAGGGAAACAG ggtgtgtgtgaggagatGACTTATGAACTGATCCAGAAGACATCCCCAGAGGAGTTTGCTTTGAGGGACCAGGACAAGTACCATTATCGCTATCCAGGAGGAGAG tCCTACCAAGACCTTGTTCAGCGTTTGGAGCCGGTTATCATGGAGTTAGAGAGACAGGGCAATGTGCTGGTCATCTGCCACCAGGCTGTCATGCGCTGTTTGCTGGCATACTTCCTGGACAAGAGTGCAG AGGATCTACCATACATGAAATGTCCACTCCACACAGTCCTCAAGCTGACCCCTGTTGCATATG GTTGTAAGGTGGAAATGTTTTATCTTAATGTGGAGGCAGTGAACACACATCGAGACCGGCCTCTT GGTAAAATCCCGAGGGACTCTACTCTCATACATCGGCGGAATAGTTACACTCCCTTGTCCAGTCACGACCAGGTCAAGCGTCCCAGGCTCTACAGCGCTGGCAACCAGCCTTGGCTACCGCTCGCCCCCACCCCATCGGCTCTGATGCCAGAGGGACGGCAAAGCCAAGTTAGTGCCAGAGTTACAGCCTCCCCCTCTAAATCAGACACAGTCGATTGTAACCAGTCACCTCCCACCACAGCTGTAACCCTGTGTTTGGCATTCCCTCGCATCAGTTTTGGATCCTCTCGAGGATTTAGTGTCTGTGTTGAAAATGCCGTTCATGGAATCCATCTCTCTATGTACCTGTCTATCTCAGGGCATGTTTTGGATTTTGAATGGGGTGCTCTCTTCTTCTAA
- the pfkfb2b gene encoding 6-phosphofructo-2-kinase/fructose-2,6-bisphosphatase 2 isoform X6 produces the protein MSSTQMENGSANSAEAKKTDLRMNEKKCSWASYMTNSPTVIVMIGLPARGKTYMSKKLTRYLNWIGVPTKVFNLGVYRREAVRAYKSYDFFRHDNEEAMKIRKQCALVALQDVKAYLTEEGGQIAVFDATNTTRERRDLILAFVKENAFKVFFVESVCDDPEVIAANILEVKVSSPDYPERHRERVMDDFLKRIECYKVTYQPLDPDDYDKDLSFIKVMNVGRRFLVNRVQDYIQSKIVYYLMNIHVHSHSIYLCRHGESNHNVEGRIGGDSELSPRGKQFAHALRDFIEEHKLSDLKVWTSQLRRTIQTAEELRVPYEQWKILNEIDAGVCEEMTYELIQKTSPEEFALRDQDKYHYRYPGGESYQDLVQRLEPVIMELERQGNVLVICHQAVMRCLLAYFLDKSAEDLPYMKCPLHTVLKLTPVAYGCKVEMFYLNVEAVNTHRDRPLPRIGSGCLSPCAKESTLTAPKKLVAVSASE, from the exons ATGTCAAGCACTCAGATGGAAAACGGCTCTGCGAACTCAGCAGAAGCTAAGAAAACAGACCTGAGAATGAATGAGAAGAAATGCT CTTGGGCTTCATATATGACCAATTCTCCAACGGTGATCGTAATGATCGGCCTGCCTGCAAGAGGGAAGACCTACATGTCAAAGAAACTCACACGTTACCTCAACTGGATCGGAGTCCCAACCAAAG TGTTTAACTTAGGCGTGTACCGCAGAGAGGCCGTCAGAGCTTATAAGTCCTACGACTTCTTCCGCCACGACAATGAGGAGGCCATGAAAATAAGGAA gCAGTGTGCTCTGGTAGCTCTGCAGGATGTGAAGGCTTACCTGACTGAGGAGGGAGGTCAGATTGCT GTGTTTGatgcaacaaacacaacaagagaAAGGCGAGATCTCATTCTGGCTTTTGTGAAGGAAAATGCATTCAAG GTGTTCTTtgtggagtctgtgtgtgaCGACCCAGAGGTCATTGCTGCTAATATTCTG gaagtgaaagtgtCCAGTCCTGACTAccctgagagacacagagagagagtaatGGACGACTTCCTCAAACGAATCGAGTGCTACAAGGTTACGTACCAACCACTGGATCCTGATGATTATGACAA GGACCTATCTTTTATCAAGGTGATGAACGTGGGCCGGCGTTTTCTGGTGAACCGGGTGCAGGACTACATCCAGAGCAAGATCGTCTACTACCTCATGAACATCCACGTGCACTCTCACTCCATCTACTTGTGTCGGCACGGAGAGAGTAACCACAACGTCGAAGGACGCATCGGAGGAGACTCAGAACTTTCACCTCGAGGGAAACAG TTCGCCCATGCCCTGAGGGATTTCATTGAGGAGCACAAACTGTCAGATTTGAAGGTGTGGACAAGCCAACTGAGAAGAACCATccagacagcagaggagctgcGGGTTCCTTATGAACAATGGAAGATACTCAACGAAATTGATGCT ggtgtgtgtgaggagatGACTTATGAACTGATCCAGAAGACATCCCCAGAGGAGTTTGCTTTGAGGGACCAGGACAAGTACCATTATCGCTATCCAGGAGGAGAG tCCTACCAAGACCTTGTTCAGCGTTTGGAGCCGGTTATCATGGAGTTAGAGAGACAGGGCAATGTGCTGGTCATCTGCCACCAGGCTGTCATGCGCTGTTTGCTGGCATACTTCCTGGACAAGAGTGCAG AGGATCTACCATACATGAAATGTCCACTCCACACAGTCCTCAAGCTGACCCCTGTTGCATATG GTTGTAAGGTGGAAATGTTTTATCTTAATGTGGAGGCAGTGAACACACATCGAGACCGGCCTCTT CCTCGGATAGGAAGCGGCTGTCT GAGTCCCTGTGCGAAGGAATCGACTTTGACAGCCCCGAAGAAACTAGTGGCTGTGTCCGCTTCTGAGTGA
- the pfkfb2b gene encoding 6-phosphofructo-2-kinase/fructose-2,6-bisphosphatase 2 isoform X2: protein MSSTQMENGSANSAEAKKTDLRMNEKKCSWASYMTNSPTVIVMIGLPARGKTYMSKKLTRYLNWIGVPTKVFNLGVYRREAVRAYKSYDFFRHDNEEAMKIRKQCALVALQDVKAYLTEEGGQIAVFDATNTTRERRDLILAFVKENAFKVFFVESVCDDPEVIAANILEVKVSSPDYPERHRERVMDDFLKRIECYKVTYQPLDPDDYDKDLSFIKVMNVGRRFLVNRVQDYIQSKIVYYLMNIHVHSHSIYLCRHGESNHNVEGRIGGDSELSPRGKQFAHALRDFIEEHKLSDLKVWTSQLRRTIQTAEELRVPYEQWKILNEIDAGVCEEMTYELIQKTSPEEFALRDQDKYHYRYPGGESYQDLVQRLEPVIMELERQGNVLVICHQAVMRCLLAYFLDKSAEDLPYMKCPLHTVLKLTPVAYGCKVEMFYLNVEAVNTHRDRPLGKIPRDSTLIHRRNSYTPLSSHDQVKRPRLYSAGNQPWLPLAPTPSALMPEGRQSQPRIGSGCLSPCAKESTLTAPKKLVAVSASE, encoded by the exons ATGTCAAGCACTCAGATGGAAAACGGCTCTGCGAACTCAGCAGAAGCTAAGAAAACAGACCTGAGAATGAATGAGAAGAAATGCT CTTGGGCTTCATATATGACCAATTCTCCAACGGTGATCGTAATGATCGGCCTGCCTGCAAGAGGGAAGACCTACATGTCAAAGAAACTCACACGTTACCTCAACTGGATCGGAGTCCCAACCAAAG TGTTTAACTTAGGCGTGTACCGCAGAGAGGCCGTCAGAGCTTATAAGTCCTACGACTTCTTCCGCCACGACAATGAGGAGGCCATGAAAATAAGGAA gCAGTGTGCTCTGGTAGCTCTGCAGGATGTGAAGGCTTACCTGACTGAGGAGGGAGGTCAGATTGCT GTGTTTGatgcaacaaacacaacaagagaAAGGCGAGATCTCATTCTGGCTTTTGTGAAGGAAAATGCATTCAAG GTGTTCTTtgtggagtctgtgtgtgaCGACCCAGAGGTCATTGCTGCTAATATTCTG gaagtgaaagtgtCCAGTCCTGACTAccctgagagacacagagagagagtaatGGACGACTTCCTCAAACGAATCGAGTGCTACAAGGTTACGTACCAACCACTGGATCCTGATGATTATGACAA GGACCTATCTTTTATCAAGGTGATGAACGTGGGCCGGCGTTTTCTGGTGAACCGGGTGCAGGACTACATCCAGAGCAAGATCGTCTACTACCTCATGAACATCCACGTGCACTCTCACTCCATCTACTTGTGTCGGCACGGAGAGAGTAACCACAACGTCGAAGGACGCATCGGAGGAGACTCAGAACTTTCACCTCGAGGGAAACAG TTCGCCCATGCCCTGAGGGATTTCATTGAGGAGCACAAACTGTCAGATTTGAAGGTGTGGACAAGCCAACTGAGAAGAACCATccagacagcagaggagctgcGGGTTCCTTATGAACAATGGAAGATACTCAACGAAATTGATGCT ggtgtgtgtgaggagatGACTTATGAACTGATCCAGAAGACATCCCCAGAGGAGTTTGCTTTGAGGGACCAGGACAAGTACCATTATCGCTATCCAGGAGGAGAG tCCTACCAAGACCTTGTTCAGCGTTTGGAGCCGGTTATCATGGAGTTAGAGAGACAGGGCAATGTGCTGGTCATCTGCCACCAGGCTGTCATGCGCTGTTTGCTGGCATACTTCCTGGACAAGAGTGCAG AGGATCTACCATACATGAAATGTCCACTCCACACAGTCCTCAAGCTGACCCCTGTTGCATATG GTTGTAAGGTGGAAATGTTTTATCTTAATGTGGAGGCAGTGAACACACATCGAGACCGGCCTCTT GGTAAAATCCCGAGGGACTCTACTCTCATACATCGGCGGAATAGTTACACTCCCTTGTCCAGTCACGACCAGGTCAAGCGTCCCAGGCTCTACAGCGCTGGCAACCAGCCTTGGCTACCGCTCGCCCCCACCCCATCGGCTCTGATGCCAGAGGGACGGCAAAGCCAA CCTCGGATAGGAAGCGGCTGTCT GAGTCCCTGTGCGAAGGAATCGACTTTGACAGCCCCGAAGAAACTAGTGGCTGTGTCCGCTTCTGAGTGA
- the pfkfb2b gene encoding 6-phosphofructo-2-kinase/fructose-2,6-bisphosphatase 2 isoform X4 has product MSSTQMENGSANSAEAKKTDLRMNEKKCSWASYMTNSPTVIVMIGLPARGKTYMSKKLTRYLNWIGVPTKVFNLGVYRREAVRAYKSYDFFRHDNEEAMKIRKQCALVALQDVKAYLTEEGGQIAVFDATNTTRERRDLILAFVKENAFKVFFVESVCDDPEVIAANILEVKVSSPDYPERHRERVMDDFLKRIECYKVTYQPLDPDDYDKDLSFIKVMNVGRRFLVNRVQDYIQSKIVYYLMNIHVHSHSIYLCRHGESNHNVEGRIGGDSELSPRGKQFAHALRDFIEEHKLSDLKVWTSQLRRTIQTAEELRVPYEQWKILNEIDAGVCEEMTYELIQKTSPEEFALRDQDKYHYRYPGGESYQDLVQRLEPVIMELERQGNVLVICHQAVMRCLLAYFLDKSAEDLPYMKCPLHTVLKLTPVAYGCKVEMFYLNVEAVNTHRDRPLGKIPRDSTLIHRRNSYTPLSSHDQVKRPRLYSAGNQPWLPLAPTPSALMPEGRQSQESLCEGIDFDSPEETSGCVRF; this is encoded by the exons ATGTCAAGCACTCAGATGGAAAACGGCTCTGCGAACTCAGCAGAAGCTAAGAAAACAGACCTGAGAATGAATGAGAAGAAATGCT CTTGGGCTTCATATATGACCAATTCTCCAACGGTGATCGTAATGATCGGCCTGCCTGCAAGAGGGAAGACCTACATGTCAAAGAAACTCACACGTTACCTCAACTGGATCGGAGTCCCAACCAAAG TGTTTAACTTAGGCGTGTACCGCAGAGAGGCCGTCAGAGCTTATAAGTCCTACGACTTCTTCCGCCACGACAATGAGGAGGCCATGAAAATAAGGAA gCAGTGTGCTCTGGTAGCTCTGCAGGATGTGAAGGCTTACCTGACTGAGGAGGGAGGTCAGATTGCT GTGTTTGatgcaacaaacacaacaagagaAAGGCGAGATCTCATTCTGGCTTTTGTGAAGGAAAATGCATTCAAG GTGTTCTTtgtggagtctgtgtgtgaCGACCCAGAGGTCATTGCTGCTAATATTCTG gaagtgaaagtgtCCAGTCCTGACTAccctgagagacacagagagagagtaatGGACGACTTCCTCAAACGAATCGAGTGCTACAAGGTTACGTACCAACCACTGGATCCTGATGATTATGACAA GGACCTATCTTTTATCAAGGTGATGAACGTGGGCCGGCGTTTTCTGGTGAACCGGGTGCAGGACTACATCCAGAGCAAGATCGTCTACTACCTCATGAACATCCACGTGCACTCTCACTCCATCTACTTGTGTCGGCACGGAGAGAGTAACCACAACGTCGAAGGACGCATCGGAGGAGACTCAGAACTTTCACCTCGAGGGAAACAG TTCGCCCATGCCCTGAGGGATTTCATTGAGGAGCACAAACTGTCAGATTTGAAGGTGTGGACAAGCCAACTGAGAAGAACCATccagacagcagaggagctgcGGGTTCCTTATGAACAATGGAAGATACTCAACGAAATTGATGCT ggtgtgtgtgaggagatGACTTATGAACTGATCCAGAAGACATCCCCAGAGGAGTTTGCTTTGAGGGACCAGGACAAGTACCATTATCGCTATCCAGGAGGAGAG tCCTACCAAGACCTTGTTCAGCGTTTGGAGCCGGTTATCATGGAGTTAGAGAGACAGGGCAATGTGCTGGTCATCTGCCACCAGGCTGTCATGCGCTGTTTGCTGGCATACTTCCTGGACAAGAGTGCAG AGGATCTACCATACATGAAATGTCCACTCCACACAGTCCTCAAGCTGACCCCTGTTGCATATG GTTGTAAGGTGGAAATGTTTTATCTTAATGTGGAGGCAGTGAACACACATCGAGACCGGCCTCTT GGTAAAATCCCGAGGGACTCTACTCTCATACATCGGCGGAATAGTTACACTCCCTTGTCCAGTCACGACCAGGTCAAGCGTCCCAGGCTCTACAGCGCTGGCAACCAGCCTTGGCTACCGCTCGCCCCCACCCCATCGGCTCTGATGCCAGAGGGACGGCAAAGCCAA GAGTCCCTGTGCGAAGGAATCGACTTTGACAGCCCCGAAGAAACTAGTGGCTGTGTCCGCTTCTGA